Proteins co-encoded in one Fusarium musae strain F31 chromosome 3, whole genome shotgun sequence genomic window:
- a CDS encoding hypothetical protein (EggNog:ENOG41) yields MGETLKAYSWEHKIPRGLVKDGVILHNALSEIYGSGNFAYEEVGADIVLTAFLEEPKNLLAQLVKKKAIKSPEPEKKE; encoded by the exons ATGGGCGAAACACTCAAAGCATATTCCTGGGAGCATAAAATCCCCAGAGGTCTAGTAAAAGATGGCGTGATCTTACACAATGCCTTGTCTGAGATATACGGCTCTGGCAATTTTGCCTATGAAGAGGTCGGTGCTGACATTGTCCTCACGGCTTTCCTTGAGGAGCCTAAGAATTTATTGGCCCAGctagtgaagaagaaggctatCAAAAG CCCGGAGccggaaaagaaagagtga
- a CDS encoding hypothetical protein (EggNog:ENOG41), with translation MQLIDLSALALFATSALAADCFGNRQDGIEKFEQAYWDARQKMCSNSDCAYQQGCTTRGSKTLKGLASITVNVELSRKNTGGKIGFKDCWDATENIITQCVRGTHQLSGTWEYDGQLYQANGYYS, from the exons ATGCAGCTCATCGATCTCTCCGCCCTTGCCCTTTTCGCTACTTCCGCTCTAGCGGCAGACTGCTTTGGCAACAGACAGGATGGCATTGAGAAGTTCGAGCAGGCGTACTGGGATGCTCGCCAGAAGATGTGCAGCAACTCAGACTGCGCTTATCAGCAGGGCTGCACCACCAGGGGTTCCAAGACCCTCAAGGGATTAGCCTCTATCACCGTTAATGTCGAGCTGAGCCGCAAGAACACTGGTGGCAAGATAGGATTCAAGGATTGCTGG GATGCTACTGA GAATATCATCACCCAGTGCGTCAGGGGAACTCACCAGCTGAGTGGAACTTGGGAGTACGACGGTCAGCTGTACCAGGCGAACGGATACTACTCTTAA
- a CDS encoding hypothetical protein (EggNog:ENOG41) has translation MNKTSHTDEPFEGDDGYNQSPNPNSSDLTTNADFNGLVNSRASLQGDSRATLPDAASNMSGQIANNNPTETPGRGKAKLRLAYRSIDHGQPSGGLRSAPANPPPAAPAGSADNGGTPLQRLKDTLTKIGSFIGPGFMISVAYIDPGNYSTDIAAGASYRFRLLFIVLLSNVFAVFLQSLAIKLGTVSGLNLAQACRAFLPRWLNYILYVFAEAAIIATDIAEVIGFAIALNLLVPAIPLVAGCAISIIDVMVLLIFYRPEGSMKGLRYFEMFIMCLVLGVVICFCIQLSLIKDTTPGEVFQGYLPSKYLIESEAIYQACGILGATVMPHSLYLGSGIVQPRLREYDERSALLPRQVTSEPSVIDNSIDKGYYVPSERAIKHSLKLSILDLSISLFTFALFVNSAILIVAGAALYNNPNAQDADIFGIHKLLSKTISPTAGTIFALALLLSGVSAGIVCTIAGQMVSEGALNWNVKPWLRRLITRSISITPSIIIAGAVGREGLNAALNGSQVALSIILPFVTAPLIYFTCRDKYMTARPGSARWRTGDMDDVTDADGIIEEGDGQRGQGVKMTNSWFTMILAILIWLFMAIMNVANLVFLGN, from the exons ATGAACAAGACCTCTCACACTGATGAGCCCTTTGAGGGCGATGACGGCTACAACCAGAGCCCGAACCCAAACTCTAGCGACTTGACTACCAACGCTGACTTCAACGGGCTCGTCAACAGTCGGGCCAGTCTTCAAGGCGACTCGCGTGCAACACTCCCAGACGCAGCGTCAAACATGTCTGGTCAGATAGCCAACAACAATCCCACTGAGACGCCCGGCCGTGGAAAGGCGAAGCTGCGGCTGGCCTATCGGTCAATCGACCATGGCCAGCCCTCAGGCGGTCTGCGCTCAGCACCCGCCAACCCCCCGCCAGCAGCACCAGCTGGTTCCGCCGATAACGGCGGCACGCCACTTCAGCGTCTCAAAGACACCCTCACCAAGATCGGATCTTTCATTGGGCCTGGGTTCATGATCTCGGTTGCGTATATCGACCCGGGCAATTACTCGACCGACATCGCTGCAGGAGCTTCTTATCGCTTCCggctcctcttcatcgtcttgctTTCAAATGTGTTCGCGGTCTTTCTGCAGAGCTTGGCGATCAAGCTGGGCACTGTGAGTGGACTTAATCTTGCACAGGCTTGCCGGGCGTTTCTTCCTCGGTGGTTGAATTACATCCTATATGTCTTTGCTGAGGCGGCTATCATTGCTACTGATATCGCAGAG GTCATTGGATTTGCGATTGCCTTGAATCTTCTGGTCCCTGCGATCCCGCTGGTGGCAGGATGTGCTATTTCCATCATCGATGTCATGGTCCTACTCATCTTCTACCGCCCTGAAGGATCTATGAAGGGTTTGCGGTACTTCGAAATGTTCATCATGTGTCTCGTCCTCGGCGTAGTTATTTGCTTCTGCATTCAGCTATCTTTGATCAAAGATACCACCCCGGGTGAGGTCTTCCAAGGTTATCTGCCATCCAAGTATCTCATCGAGTCTGAAGC CATTTACCAAGCCTGCGGCATCCTGGGCGCGACGGTTATGCCTCACAGTCTGTATCTTGGATCCGGCATTGTTCAACCCCGCCTGCGTGAATACGATGAACGGAGCGCTCTGTTGCCTCGTCAAGTCACTTCAGAACCCTCCGTTATCGACAACAGCATCGACAAGGGTTACTACGTCCCCTCTGAGAGGGCAATCAAGCACTCGCTCAAGCTTTCGATTCTCGACCTGTCTATTTCTCTCTTTACATTCGCGCTTTTTGTCAACTCGGCTATCCTCATTGTTGCAGGTGCGGCGCTATATAACAATCCAAATGCTCAAGATGCAGATATATTCGGTATTCATAAATTACTCTCCAAGACTATCTCACCTACGGCAGGCACCATATTCGCGCTAGCATTGTTACTCTCGGGAGTTTCAGCTGGAATTGTTTGCACCATTGCTGGTCAGATGGTTAGCGAAGGCGCCTTAAACTGGAACGTTAAACCATGGTTACGCCGTCTCATAACTCGGAGTATTAGCATTACCCCAAGCATTATCATCGCAGGAGCCGTTGGGCGTGAGGGGCTTAATGCAGCGCTCAATGGATCGCAGGTGGCTCTCAGCATTATCCTGCCATTCGTGACAGCACCTCTTATTTACTTCACCTGTCGTGACAAATACATGACGGCCCGACCAGGCAGTGCGCGCTGGCGCACTGGCGACATGGATGATGTGACAGACGCAGATGGGATAATCGAAGAGGGAGACGGACAACGAGGTCAAGGCGTCAAGATGACCAACTCATGGTTTACCATGATTCTAGCTATTTTAATCTGGCTTTTCATGGCAATCATGAACGTGGCTAACTTGGTATTCCTCGGCAACTAG
- a CDS encoding hypothetical protein (EggNog:ENOG41~MEROPS:MER0003580), producing MARFPTWFALLSLIAQAHGQPCDVKYPPQTKPVETRQFSNSRGAVACESEICSTIGINILRQGGNAADAMVATVLCVGTVGMYHSGIGGGGFMLIHKPDGKNKTQPYEFVDFRETAPAAATENMFKNNVNASIYGGQASGVPGELRGLEHLHKSYGHLPWAKLVQPAIDVARYGFPVNNDTLKFMKMTYSKAENESFLFNDPAWAIDFAPAGRLLKFGEKLTRKRYADTLETIAAKGAGAFYEGPIADATIRTLKQKKGIMTTDDLKNYSVAIREPSQINYRGGKVTSGSAPSSGAVVAAALNILDGYDFLGDPRRVNDSAYLLDEAFKFGYGMRSNLGDPTFVKGLVEYQSQMYSNDTAQEIRAKLDGRALAVKDYDPKGLESLDTPGTSHIVTMDNSGLAISLTTTINLGFGSQVIVPETGVIMNNEMNDFSIPGQSNAFGFIPSEANFIRPGKRPLSSISTTIVEGPDGKVSLVTGSAGGSRIITATVQVVLNALEKNMTVHDALAAPRLHDQLEPRQVTFEYAYDNSTVAYLKEIGNNVTWVAPGQSTAQALRRLLDGTFEAAGEPRQANSGGFST from the exons ATGGCTCGCTTTCCAACTTGGTTTGCTCTGTTGAGCCTAATTGCGCAGGCTCATGGCCAGCCGTGCGATGTGAAGTACCCTCCTCAGACGAAACCAGTCGAGACCAGACAATTTAGCAACAGCCGTGGCGCTGTTGCCTGTGAGAGTGAGATATGTTCGACGATTGGTATCAATATTCTCAGACAGGGCGGCAACGCAGCCGACGCGATGGTCGCCACCGTTCTTTGCGTGGGAACAGTCG GCATGTATCATTCTGGAATCGGAGGCGGCGGCTTCATGCTCATTCACAAACCCGATGGCAAGAATAAAACCCAGCCCTACGAATTTGTCGACTTTCGCGAAACAGCACCTGCGGCAGCTACGGAGAACATGTTCAAGAATAATGTCAACGCCAGCATATATGGAGGACAGGCCAG TGGTGTACCCGGTGAATTGCGAGGTCTGGAGCATTTGCACAAGAGCTATGGCCATCTACCTTGGGCGAAGCTCGTCCAGCCAGCAATTGACGTGGCCCGCTACGGATTTCCAGTTAACAACGATACTCTCAAATTTATGAAGATGACTTACAGCAAAGCTGAGAACGAGAGCTTTTTGTTTAACGATCCCGCATGGGCAATTGATTTTGCACCCGCTGGAAGATTACTCAAATTCGGCGAGAAGCTCACGCGCAAGAGATATGCCGATACGCTCGAGACTATCGCTGCCAAGGGAGCCGGTGCATTTTACGAGGGACCTATCGCCGATGCGACTATCAGGACtttgaagcagaagaagggtaTCATGACGACGGATGACCTGAAGAACTACTCCGTGGCGATCCGAGAGCCTTCCCAGATCAACTACCGAGGTGGAAAGGTCACCAGCGGGTCAGCACCCTCAAGTGGTGCAGTCGTCGCAGCTGCGTTGAACATCCTCGACGGTTATGACTTCCTGGGTGATCCCAGACGAGTCAATGACAGCGCTTATCTGCTCGACGAAGCATTCAAGTTCGGCTACGGAATGCGAAGTAATCTCGGCGATCCAACCTTTGTCAAAGGTCTGGTTGAGTATCAATCACAGATGTACTCCAACGATACCGCACAGGAGATTCGCGCTAAATTAGACGGACGTGCTCTCGCAGTCAAGGATTATGACCCCAAAGGTCTTGAAAGCTTAGACACACCTGGCACTTCACACATCGTAACCATGGACAATTCAGGGCTTGCCATCTCCCTCACGACGACAATCAACCTCGGCTTCGGTTCGCAAGTTATTGTTCCCGAGACTGGCGTTATCATGAACAACGAGATGAACGATTTTAGTATACCTGGGCAGTCAAACGCTTTTGGATTCATTCCCAGCGAGGCCAACTTCATCAGACCTGGAAAACGGCCTCTTTCTAGTATAAGCACCACTATTGTCGAAGGACCCGACGGGAAGGTTTCGTTGGTGACGGGCTCTGCTGGTGGTAGTCGCATCATCACAGCTACTGTCCAGGTTGTTCTAAATGCGCTGGAGAAGAACATGACTGTTCATGATGCCCTGGCTGCGCCTCGTCTGCATGATCAGCTTGAACCGCGACAAGTCACGTTCGAATACGCTTATGACAACTCCACGGTTGCTTATTTGAAGGAGATTGGGAATAATGTTACGTGGGTTGCGCCTGGGCAGAGCACTGCTCAGGCTTTGAGGAGGTTACTGGATGGGACATTTGAAGCTGCTGGTGAGCCTAGACAGGCCAACTCTGGAGGATTCTCAA